One genomic window of Polyangium aurulentum includes the following:
- a CDS encoding response regulator, with protein MFEHDCNILVVDDDRDLRTTVAQVLEDEGYHVDEASNGKEALERLHAGPAPDLLLLDLMMPVMNGEQFRQEQQKEPDLARIPVVVMTAAGSRVNDRIEAIAPAAVLQKPVGLEDLLGTIAHILERPL; from the coding sequence ATGTTTGAGCACGACTGCAACATCCTCGTCGTCGACGACGACCGCGATCTGCGCACCACGGTGGCGCAGGTGCTCGAGGACGAGGGCTACCACGTGGACGAGGCCTCGAACGGCAAGGAGGCGCTCGAGCGTCTGCACGCTGGGCCCGCGCCGGACCTGCTCCTGCTCGATCTGATGATGCCCGTGATGAACGGCGAGCAGTTCCGGCAGGAGCAGCAGAAGGAGCCTGATCTGGCGCGCATCCCGGTCGTGGTGATGACCGCGGCGGGCTCGCGCGTGAACGATCGCATCGAGGCGATCGCGCCCGCCGCCGTGCTTCAAAAGCCCGTCGGCCTCGAGGATCTGCTGGGCACCATCGCCCACATCCTCGAGCGCCCGCTATGA